The following proteins are co-located in the Desulfurococcus amylolyticus Z-533 genome:
- the rqcH gene encoding ribosome rescue protein RqcH translates to MKRLLKKAMDILDIYSWVNKYSSVVTGCLIDNAYHYKSYWILKLRCREGVYIVKIEPGVRMHLSQSHPEEKDIDGFTRFLRSRIRDSRITSIKQPWWERIILFETSIHDKILRHYVELLPRGQWIITDQSDKIVYASRFMKYRDRSIKPSEVYSPPPLKNLSPSDKDALLNVVKGGRDLVRTIISAWGIPGHIAEEAIHRAGLYGVKNKGVSEIPYQDLEKLVDEYRRIVEEVLNGKGYLVYGDENKLEIYTSYEPRLFSEVYDKTVKPLDDINTAIDVYFTEYEAYLDYQTRMEEVTEKLREIEARIKRQEEIIAEYNNEIENIESILQTIYSNYHVAEEILECARETREKKGWEHIAEECNGVIEICKDKGMIVVKLGEKTLELSIREDLSRQVIELERKHGELVRKTESAKKVLEEMHQQLNTISISMNTEEKTIRKPSPTFWYERFHWLFTRNGFLAIGGRDQSQNELVVRKYLGENDVFIHADIHGGSAVVLKSGGAHSLEDVVDASYLAACYSKAWKAGFSYIEVYWVPGRQVSKTPPPGEYLPRGAFMVYGSKNYLQVPLRLGIGIREYVDDIYGEYLKIVVGPQELVRSQAIAYVVIIPGDKKPQDISKEIAGYLEGIILRQRGVKYKIPLSEIESKIPGPSDIMLVSTP, encoded by the coding sequence GTGAAGAGATTGCTTAAGAAGGCCATGGATATATTGGATATCTATTCATGGGTAAACAAGTATAGTAGCGTGGTCACGGGCTGCCTTATAGATAACGCATACCATTATAAATCATACTGGATCCTCAAGCTAAGATGTCGCGAGGGAGTATACATCGTTAAAATAGAGCCCGGGGTAAGGATGCATCTCTCACAAAGCCATCCCGAGGAAAAGGATATTGATGGCTTTACCAGGTTTCTTCGAAGCAGGATAAGGGACTCCAGGATCACGTCTATTAAACAGCCATGGTGGGAGCGAATAATATTGTTTGAGACAAGCATTCATGATAAAATCCTGAGACACTATGTGGAATTACTCCCAAGGGGACAATGGATCATAACGGATCAAAGCGATAAAATAGTATATGCATCAAGGTTCATGAAGTACAGGGATAGAAGTATAAAGCCCTCTGAAGTATATAGTCCACCCCCATTGAAGAACCTGTCTCCATCAGACAAGGATGCTCTATTAAATGTAGTTAAGGGCGGAAGGGACCTAGTTAGAACCATTATCTCAGCATGGGGTATTCCAGGCCATATAGCTGAAGAAGCGATACATCGCGCTGGGCTATACGGAGTTAAAAACAAAGGTGTCTCGGAAATACCCTACCAGGATCTCGAGAAGCTTGTGGATGAATACAGAAGAATAGTGGAAGAGGTATTAAATGGTAAGGGATACCTGGTGTATGGCGATGAAAACAAGCTTGAAATATACACCTCTTATGAACCAAGACTATTCAGCGAGGTATACGACAAAACCGTGAAGCCTCTTGACGACATCAACACAGCTATAGATGTCTACTTCACTGAATACGAAGCATACCTGGATTACCAGACGAGAATGGAGGAAGTAACGGAAAAACTCAGGGAGATCGAAGCGAGGATCAAGCGGCAAGAGGAGATAATAGCCGAGTATAATAATGAGATAGAGAACATAGAGTCCATTCTTCAAACCATATACAGTAACTACCATGTAGCCGAGGAGATACTTGAATGTGCTCGTGAAACCAGGGAGAAGAAAGGCTGGGAACACATAGCCGAGGAATGCAATGGTGTCATCGAGATATGTAAGGATAAAGGAATGATCGTGGTCAAGCTCGGTGAGAAAACGCTCGAGCTATCGATACGCGAAGACCTGAGCAGACAGGTAATAGAGCTGGAGAGAAAACATGGCGAACTAGTAAGGAAGACTGAATCAGCCAAGAAAGTACTCGAGGAAATGCATCAACAATTAAACACTATATCTATAAGTATGAATACCGAGGAGAAGACTATTAGAAAACCCTCCCCCACATTTTGGTATGAGAGATTCCACTGGTTGTTCACCAGAAATGGTTTTCTAGCCATCGGCGGCAGGGATCAATCTCAAAACGAGTTGGTGGTACGTAAGTATCTCGGTGAAAACGATGTATTCATACATGCAGACATACATGGAGGCTCAGCCGTGGTCTTAAAAAGTGGGGGTGCACACAGTCTGGAAGACGTGGTCGATGCTTCCTATCTAGCAGCATGCTATTCGAAAGCGTGGAAGGCCGGTTTCAGCTACATAGAGGTCTACTGGGTACCAGGTCGACAGGTCTCGAAGACTCCCCCACCAGGTGAGTACCTACCTAGAGGGGCGTTCATGGTTTACGGCTCGAAAAACTATCTCCAAGTACCGTTAAGACTTGGAATAGGGATCAGGGAATACGTTGATGATATCTACGGCGAGTATTTAAAGATAGTGGTAGGCCCCCAAGAATTAGTTAGAAGCCAGGCTATAGCATACGTGGTTATCATCCCAGGTGATAAAAAGCCGCAGGATATATCCAAAGAAATTGCTGGATACCTGGAGGGGATTATTCTAAGACAGAGAGGTGTTAAGTATAAGATCCCTCTAAGTGAGATCGAGTCAAAGATACCTGGACCCTCAGATATAATGCTAGTCTCCACCCCTTAA
- a CDS encoding RNA methyltransferase has protein sequence MIPSGCSKPVVVIEHLEDGLSPWILLEYRHLSGFYGSNCVVFANIPGKYHRILGRYGIPVKESIIEIVNSGIIKPGEVIILDPASPRELTYEILSRTKYVVVGGILGDHPPKKRTRELISSRLKSIESYNIGDGQYSIDGAVYYIYYMHSNKGMNGYKYVDGVSIRDGDRIIHLPFRYPLVEEKPFISSDLIYYILNRRIPDHVWEEIKG, from the coding sequence ATGATTCCCAGTGGATGTAGTAAGCCAGTTGTTGTAATAGAGCACTTGGAAGATGGATTGAGTCCATGGATACTCCTCGAATACAGGCATCTCTCTGGTTTCTACGGCTCGAACTGTGTGGTATTCGCAAATATCCCTGGGAAATACCATAGAATATTGGGCAGGTATGGGATACCGGTTAAGGAGAGCATTATTGAGATCGTTAACAGCGGTATCATCAAGCCCGGCGAGGTGATAATACTTGATCCAGCCAGTCCCAGGGAGCTAACCTATGAAATCCTATCTAGAACCAAGTACGTGGTAGTTGGAGGTATACTAGGAGATCACCCACCTAAGAAGAGGACCCGGGAGCTTATAAGTAGCAGACTTAAATCAATTGAATCCTATAACATAGGGGATGGGCAATACAGTATAGATGGGGCAGTCTACTACATATACTACATGCACTCAAATAAGGGAATGAACGGCTATAAATACGTGGATGGAGTATCAATCAGGGATGGTGATAGAATAATTCATTTACCATTCAGATACCCGCTGGTAGAGGAGAAGCCGTTTATATCGAGTGATCTAATCTATTATATCCTTAATAGAAGAATACCCGATCACGTCTGGGAAGAGATAAAGGGTTGA
- a CDS encoding haloacid dehalogenase — protein MENIEEILNVIRNSIDEIDGILSLKDSVREEVYRLVRELTRNSSDVVTLIHRGLIGDAEKRLSIAEGIVKKINGLMREHPDIYYSGMVYNGLSEYVEAALFYEVIVKNNVSSWRRLDVPYVPYLQGLGDLIGELRRYIIKLLDKGLIDEAVKYFNLMEEIYISLRKLDYPDALTPGLRHKVDVASRLVEDTRMLILNTKNAYICAPGKT, from the coding sequence ATGGAGAACATAGAGGAAATACTCAACGTCATCAGGAATAGTATCGATGAGATCGATGGGATTCTAAGCCTTAAGGACTCTGTACGTGAAGAGGTATACAGGCTTGTCAGGGAACTTACAAGGAACTCTAGCGACGTTGTAACACTGATCCACAGGGGGCTCATCGGTGATGCTGAGAAAAGGCTCAGCATTGCTGAAGGTATTGTTAAAAAGATAAACGGGCTAATGAGGGAACACCCCGACATATACTATAGTGGCATGGTTTACAATGGGTTAAGCGAGTATGTTGAGGCAGCATTATTCTATGAAGTGATAGTTAAAAACAATGTCTCATCGTGGAGACGCCTAGACGTACCATATGTTCCATATTTACAGGGACTAGGGGATCTCATCGGGGAACTCAGGAGATATATTATTAAACTACTTGACAAAGGATTAATAGATGAGGCGGTTAAATACTTTAATCTCATGGAGGAGATATACATAAGCCTGAGGAAACTAGATTACCCGGATGCCCTCACGCCAGGGTTAAGACATAAGGTGGATGTAGCATCCAGGCTTGTTGAAGACACTCGGATGCTTATTCTTAACACGAAAAACGCGTATATATGTGCACCTGGAAAAACTTGA
- a CDS encoding helix-turn-helix transcriptional regulator produces MGGREFSENEVQILKYLVRHSGQEIYQSQLSKDLNLDPRIISKILIKLEELGSVERISITHGGRRTFLVKPVREKLIRIMEEAGIDPYSLEEIFNDVADIPCIKCPYIYKCYEGGYYDPASCQWLTDYLRRKAGTHGSLISPRSESRTQGI; encoded by the coding sequence ATGGGTGGCAGAGAGTTCTCAGAAAATGAGGTACAGATATTAAAATATCTGGTAAGGCATTCGGGCCAGGAGATATATCAAAGTCAGTTAAGCAAGGACTTGAACCTTGACCCGAGGATCATTTCAAAAATCCTCATAAAACTCGAGGAACTCGGTTCAGTGGAAAGAATCTCTATTACGCATGGCGGTCGTAGGACATTTCTAGTTAAACCAGTGAGGGAGAAACTAATTAGAATCATGGAGGAGGCGGGTATAGATCCTTATTCACTAGAAGAAATATTCAACGATGTGGCGGATATCCCATGCATTAAATGTCCATATATATATAAGTGTTATGAGGGAGGCTACTACGATCCCGCTTCGTGCCAATGGCTCACAGACTATCTGAGGAGAAAAGCTGGAACTCATGGCAGTTTAATCAGCCCTAGAAGCGAATCCAGGACTCAAGGTATTTGA
- a CDS encoding TIGR04013 family B12-binding domain/radical SAM domain-containing protein — protein sequence MSVRLILRYDKTVRYSLNPLIAVADKIPGVRVVLAEDTGELYAAVNEALMNNEKCVVGYSILTTMLVNDAFLSELKSILKYLEEKNCITIAGGPHATGDPLGTLFSLGFKVAFIGEAEGSLDEFLRHLVNDTDPFTTKGIVFREEDKVIATGRARPIDLDKHDPFPYWRRIINPLEITRGCPYGCLYCQVSYIHGMSYRHRSIEKIVFYVKEMARIGVRDYRFITPDSLSYGLTKISREPDTGLIEELLSSIHSALRSIGGRIFYGSFPSEVRPEHVNKDVVRVLRKYVNNREIIVGAQSGSNRVLRLIRRGHSVEDVLNAVKEISENGFTPSVDIILGIPGETREDQELTLELIDEVIRNNGRIHIHYYLPLPGSPLGLHPPARIPNDIEVKISRLIGSGKAYGSWFSQKELSEKIIKLHERGVIAPSIYKGPTMKTF from the coding sequence ATGAGTGTAAGGCTGATTCTACGGTATGATAAAACGGTGAGGTATAGCTTAAACCCGCTTATCGCTGTAGCTGATAAAATACCCGGTGTAAGAGTAGTGTTAGCCGAGGACACTGGCGAGCTCTACGCAGCTGTCAACGAGGCTTTAATGAATAATGAGAAATGTGTTGTGGGATACAGTATTCTAACAACCATGTTAGTGAATGACGCATTCCTTAGTGAATTAAAAAGCATCCTCAAATACCTCGAGGAGAAAAACTGTATTACGATAGCGGGCGGTCCCCACGCCACAGGAGATCCGCTGGGAACTCTATTCAGCCTCGGCTTCAAAGTAGCCTTCATAGGTGAAGCCGAGGGAAGCCTCGATGAGTTCCTACGTCACCTGGTTAACGACACGGATCCATTTACCACCAAGGGAATAGTCTTCCGTGAGGAAGACAAGGTGATAGCCACAGGTAGGGCGAGACCCATAGACCTCGATAAACACGATCCCTTCCCATACTGGAGGAGAATAATTAATCCATTAGAGATAACACGGGGATGCCCATATGGATGCCTTTACTGCCAGGTAAGCTATATACATGGAATGAGCTATAGGCATAGAAGCATTGAAAAAATAGTGTTCTATGTTAAGGAAATGGCTAGGATCGGTGTAAGGGATTATAGGTTTATAACGCCGGATAGCCTATCATACGGGCTTACTAAAATAAGTCGTGAGCCCGACACCGGTTTAATCGAGGAGCTTCTCTCATCGATACACAGTGCCCTGAGAAGTATTGGTGGGCGCATATTCTACGGCTCCTTCCCTAGTGAAGTAAGACCGGAACACGTGAACAAGGATGTAGTAAGAGTACTAAGGAAATACGTGAACAACCGGGAGATCATTGTAGGAGCTCAATCAGGAAGTAACCGGGTACTTAGATTAATAAGGAGGGGACATAGTGTCGAGGATGTTTTAAACGCTGTAAAGGAGATCTCAGAGAATGGTTTCACACCAAGCGTTGACATAATTCTCGGGATACCAGGTGAAACACGGGAGGACCAGGAGCTAACTCTAGAACTTATAGATGAAGTAATAAGAAATAATGGCAGGATACACATACATTACTATCTACCATTACCGGGTTCACCACTAGGGCTTCATCCTCCAGCAAGGATACCTAACGATATAGAGGTGAAGATAAGCCGGTTAATAGGTTCTGGGAAGGCTTATGGATCCTGGTTTAGTCAGAAAGAGTTATCTGAAAAAATAATAAAGCTACATGAGAGAGGTGTGATAGCGCCTTCCATATATAAAGGCCCTACTATGAAAACGTTTTAA